Proteins encoded by one window of Methermicoccus shengliensis DSM 18856:
- a CDS encoding ABC transporter ATP-binding protein — MSDTIVELRDVRKVYKIGEAEVPAVDGVNLRIKREEFLAIVGPSGSGKSTLLHMIGCLDKPTSGEIFLDGTEISKLKDNELARLRGRKIGFVFQQFNLHPNLTALENVELPMAIVEKERKERRERALELLRIVGMEERAAHFPSQMSGGQMQRVAIARAIANDPDLILADEPTGNLDSKSGSEVMRYLLSLQENGKTVVMITHDLSIAELAKRVIHIKDGKIVGEVEK; from the coding sequence TAGAGTTAAGAGACGTCAGGAAGGTGTACAAAATAGGCGAAGCAGAGGTTCCTGCAGTAGATGGAGTAAATCTCAGAATCAAAAGAGAAGAGTTTTTGGCGATTGTGGGCCCCAGCGGATCTGGGAAGTCAACACTGTTGCACATGATTGGTTGCTTAGACAAGCCAACATCGGGAGAGATATTTTTGGATGGCACTGAAATATCCAAGCTTAAAGACAATGAGCTTGCGAGACTGAGAGGAAGAAAAATAGGTTTTGTATTTCAGCAGTTTAATTTGCACCCCAACCTCACCGCCTTGGAGAATGTTGAGCTTCCAATGGCGATTGTAGAAAAGGAAAGAAAAGAAAGGCGGGAGAGGGCATTAGAACTCCTGAGAATAGTTGGTATGGAGGAGAGGGCAGCCCATTTCCCATCCCAGATGTCTGGTGGACAAATGCAGAGGGTGGCAATTGCAAGGGCAATAGCCAATGACCCTGATTTGATTCTTGCCGATGAGCCCACCGGCAATTTGGATTCAAAATCAGGTAGCGAGGTGATGAGGTATTTACTCAGTCTTCAGGAGAACGGTAAAACAGTCGTCATGATCACCCATGACCTGAGCATTGCAGAACTGGCCAAGAGGGTGATTCACATAAAAGACGGTAAAATCGTAGGAGAAGTGGAAAAATGA